A stretch of DNA from Candidatus Pantoea bituminis:
CCGTATAGTTAGCGCAGCGTTCTGACAGATTATTTTCCCTGGGGTGGGTAAGCCCGCCCCGAATTCCGGGTGGACATGCTCGCCCCATCGTCTTTTAAATGGGTCAACATTATGAAAGCGTTACATTTTGGAGCAGGAAACATTGGCCGTGGTTTCATTGGCAAACTGTTAGCTGATGCAGGCATCGACTTGGTGTTTGCAGATGTGAATCAGGCGGTGCTGGATGCACTAAACGCGCGTCATGAGTATCCCGTTCATGTTGTAGGCGAGCAGGCTAAAGTCGAAATCGTCAAGGGCGTAAGCGCGGTCAACAGCACCAGTGATGAGATCATTACGCTGATTTCAGAGGTTGATATCGTTACCACGGCGGTTGGCCCACAGATTCTGGAGCGTATCGCCGGCAGCGTAGCGAAAGGCCTGGCCAAGCGCAGCGACAACGGTAATACCCGTCCATTAAACATTATCGCCTGTGAAAATATGGTGCGCGGCACCAGCCAGCTGAAACAGCATGTGCTCAAGGCGCTGCCAGAGCAATATCATGCATGGCTGGAGCAGCATGTCGGCTTCGTGGATTCTGCGGTAGACCGCATCGTGCCGCCTTCAGAAGCGGGCAGCAACGATCCCCTGGAAGTCACCGTTGAAACCTTCAGCGAGTGGATTGTTGATAAAACCCAGTTCAAAGGCGATCTGCCTACTATTCCCGGTATGGAACTGACCGACAACTTGATGGCATTTGTCGAGCGCAAACTCTTTACCCTGAATACCGGACATGCGATTACCGCCTATCTCGGCCAGTTAGCCGGCCACCAAACTATTCGCGATGCCATTCTGGATGAAAAAATTCGCGCCGTGGTGAAAGGTGCGATGGAAGAGAGCGGTGCGGTGCTGATCAAGCGTTACGGTTTTGAAGCCGACAAACATGCCGCTTATATCCAGAAAATTCTTGGGCGTTTCGAAAATCCTTATCTGAAAGATGATGTTGAACGCGTAGGTCGCCAACCGCTGCGTAAACTAAGCGCAGGCGATCGTTTGATCAAGCCCACACTGGGCACGCTGGAATATCAACTGCCGCACACCAATCTGGTTCAGGGCATTGCTGCTGCCATGCACTATCGCAGCGAGCAAGATCCGCAGGCGCAAGAATTAACCGCGCTGTTGCAGGAGAAAGGTCCGCAAACTACGCTGGCAGAGATTTCAGGCCTTGAGGCCGACAGCGAAGTGGTGGCTTCGGTGGTGAGCGCCTATAACGCTATGGCATGATGCACGCGTGTTAGCGAAGCAAGTCGGGCGCAGTTCGCCTGCGCCCAACAGCAGTATTGAACCCATGCAGGCAATAATGGAAGAGAAGCAAGCTTTTGAAAACCGGGTGCTAGAGCGCCTGAACGCCGGTCGCTCGGTGAGAAGCTTTCTGATCGCCGCTGTCGAGCTGTTGGCCGAAGCGGTTAATCTGCTGGTATTACAGGTATTTCGTAAAGACGACTACGCCGTAAAATACGCAGTTGAACCGTTGCTGCTCGGCAATGGTCCGCTGGGTGAGTTGCCGGTGCGGCTCAAGTTGATTTACGGCCTTGGCGTGATCAATCGCCATGAGTATGAAGATTGTGAACTGCTGATCGCCTTACGTGAAGAGCTGAATCACGACATGGGTGATTATCGCTTCACTGACGATGAGATTCTCGGCCCTTTTGGCGAGCTGCATTGCGTAACGGCGTGGCCGCCCGTACCGGCCTTTCATCCCGATGACGCGGAGCTTCGCGCCATGCAGCAGCAGCGCTATTTACAGATGGTGCGTTCCACCATGGTGCTGTCGCTCACCGAGCTGATTTCCCGCATCAGCCTGAAGCAGGCGTTTAAAAAGCCCAACGGCTAAACCTCAACAGGCGCATTGCCGCCTGTTATCACCCTAACCTCACCGAGAATATGCGCCGAATTTGGTGTATCCTTTGCCTGTTTTCCTCAACGAGTTGTGGTCATGAAAGAGCTAGAAAAGAACGAAATCAAACGCCTCAGCGATCAGCTGGACGCCCTGAACCGTAAAGAGCCGCTGCTGCTGGAATCGGGTGATATAGAGAAGCTGGGTGCGCTGTTAAAAGAGAAAGAAACCCTGGTTATTGAGATCGAGCGTCTGCGTAACCAGCGCGTCGAGAAGCTGAGTGTGGAAGCACAGAAGCTGCAAAAGCTGCCGTTCAGCCGCGAAATTACCAAGAAAGAGCAGGCGAACTTAGGCGCGCTGAAGAAAAGCGTGCGCGGCCTGGTTGTGGTGCATCCAATGACCGCGCTGGGACGTGAAATGGACCTGAAAGTCATGACAGGTTTCGCTAAAAACGCGTTCTGAGTTTGGATCAGGCTGCGGCCTGATCGACTTTGCACTGTCCGGCGGCGGCATAAACCTGCACCGCCAGACCATCTAACAGTTCGTAGCGACGGCGATATTCGGCACGTTTCTTACTGGCAATATCTTCTAAAGATTTACGCGGCAAGTTTAACGGCAGCGTGAACAAGCCATCTGCGCGCGCCTCGCCATTGAGTGATAACCAAAACTCACTGTAGCTGGCAAAAAAATGGCCACTTTTGCTGTGACGGTAACGCATACTGCTAAAGACATGCGTATTTTCTCCGACAGCGGCTATTTTATTCGCCTCACATTGTTCTGCAAAAATAAACACCGCCTCCATTAATAAACGTTTAGGAAATACGCCGTGTGCCGCTTTAGTCGCCTCACGAATAACCTCATTACTGATATTTTTTCGTGGGCCTTGCAACCCGCCAATTAATAAGGTTCGCTGTTGATTTTCATTAATAATTGAAAACGAGAGCGAGGCAATCACCTGCTGTTGATAGCGCAACACTAGCGTGACTTCACCTTCACGATCGTAATAACCTGGGCTACAAGTCATTAAAAACGTCTCGCCAGTTTTGCCCAAAAACGTCGCGATAACATTATCTCCGGCACTTTGCAGCAGCTGACGCAATGGCATATTTTTCAGCTGTTCAATAAACTGATAATGATCAAGGATAGCCTGCGCACGCGCCGCCACGCTGAATCCCGCCCGCAAATAAGGACGATGCAGCTTAGCGGGCAACAGGCCTTGCAGGTTCATCATCTGATCGATCTGTGGCAAATGTGAAAGCTGATGTAAATAACGTAACGTTGTTATCGGTGAAATTAACGACCTTAAGGCAAATTTAAAACGGAAGCGTTTACTCAGCCACAGTTTATTTGGAATATATTTCCCACTGATTAACGGAAAAAACAGCGAAGCGGACGAACTTTTATTCGCCTCATGCGTGGTAATAATAGACATGGTAGCGTCACACCTTTAAATGGCAATGTCGCTAAGAGTACGGCGAGAATTATCAACGGCGAGTTAATGCCAGGCGAAGTTAATAAGGGAGAAGTAAGATTCTCCCTTTTGTTTACGTTTAGTTTATAAAATTAGAATTGTTCCCAACCTTCATCAGCGGCGACGTGCGCAGGCAAAGCGGGTGCTCGCTTTAATATCGGGGTAGCGATCTTGCGCGGTGCGGATACCGGTTCTGGCTGCTCTGTTAGGCGAAAAACAGAAACTGCACGCGCCAATGCCGCAGCCTGATCTTCCAGCGAACTGGCCGCAGCCGCCGATTGCTCGACTAAAGCGGCGTTCTGCTGCGTGGTGTTGTCCATTTCCACTACCGCTTGCGAAACCTGACTGATTCCCCGGCTCTGCTCATCAGAGGCAGACGCGATTTCACCCATGATGTCACGCACGTGACTTACCGACGTCACGATGGTTTGCATGGTGCTACCGGTGCTTTCTACCAATTTCTCACCGCTATTAACCCGTTCAACCGACTCGGCGATTAACGCTTCAATCTCTTTTGCCGCCTGGGCTGAACGCTGGGCGAGATTACGGACTTCGCTGGCCACCACGGCAAATCCACGCCCTTGCTCGCCTGCGCGCGCAGCTTCAACCGCTGCGTTTAACGCTAAAATATTGGTCTGGAAAGCGATGCCATTGATAACGCTGGTGATATCAGCAATACGTTTCGAACTTTGGGTAATTTGCTGCATGGTTTCGACAACCGCCGCCACCTGACGCCCACCGGTTTGCGCCGTGTCTGACGCTTCTGCCGCTAATTTGCTGGCCTGATGAGCATTATCAGCATTTTGTTTCACCGTTGAGCTCAGCTGTTCCATGCTGGCAGCGGTTTGTTCCACAGCCGCGGCCTGCTCTTCGGTACGCGAAGAGAGATCAATATTGCCCGCGCTGATTTCCGTTGCAGCGTGAGACACCTCCAATACACCCGAGCGAATCTCACCGATCATGGTGCGCAAACTGTCTCCCATCGCACCTACGGCGGCGAGCAGCAATCCTAACTCATCACGTCGATCGGTGGTGAGTTGCTGGGTTAAATCGCCTTCGGCAATGCGCTGGGTTGCCTGCAACGTATCGCGCAGCGGCCGGGTAATTTGACGGGAGATCCAAAAAGCGATGATACAGCCGATCAGCAAAGCAATTAACGCCACCAATACCATCATATTGATGCCTTTTTTAACGCTGCTGGAGGCGATGTCCACTTCCCGCTTCACCAGTTGCTCGACTAAATCGTTCATCTTTTTCGCCTGCTGCGACATGTCCGCTGCGGCTTTTTGCTGCTGAGCAGAAGCAGGAACATAGGAGAGAACGCTTTTTTATAGCGAATGAGCTGACTTTTCAGCGGCTGCAGCGCCTGCTCCTGCTGCGGTGTGACCAGGCTGGCAAACGTGTCCAGCATCACGGCGGCGTTATCGGCTGCAGTGGAAAGCCTCGCAGCGCTGTTTTCATTTGGGTCGGCCGCAACACCGCGCACCGTATAGTGGACATCAAGCAACGCGTGATCGAGCTTGCTCATCTGCAACTGCAACATCAAGTCAGCGCCCAGGCTCAATTCCTGCTTTATGTCCTGAAAAGCGGCTTCGCTTTTCGACAAATTCCAACTCTCTCTGATCGATTGGCGTGCATTAACAGCCGCAACGAACTGCTGCTGTGATTGCTGATACGCCTTGACCAGGCCAGGAAACGTGTCGAGCCAGGCACGCATCTCCGCGTTCCAGTACAAGGTGTTTTCCATTTCATTGAAAGACGCCAGGCCTTGTTGCAGATACTTCTGGCTTTGCGCGATATTTTCTTCAGCGTAATCAGCCTGATAATGGCGCTGCGCAGCCAATGCCTGGTTAACAGCAGCGCTAATCTCCAGACTGTAATTGATCTTCGCATTCCGGTCCTGAATGTCGCGAAACTGGTCGATGCCAGCCACTGCAATGACTGCGGCTAAAATCAAAACCAATCCAAAGCCAACGCCTAGCTTCTTCCCTACTCGTAAATTCTCGATACGTCGTCTGAATGCCTTAATCATGATGATCTGAAGTCCCGTTGCTCAATTGCATGATGAGGATAGTGTTGGCAGTTCCGCACAAAAATTTACTGAGGCGGATAATAGTTGCTGCTGAAATCTTCTATCGGTTGGGACGGGACAAGACTTTAATTGGCGCAGCGGGATTGGATGGGCATTTTGTCGGCGTAAAATGCAATGCACAGAGGTTATGGCAGGCTTTAGCCCGATAAAGAACATAAAAAAACCGATGGAATTTCTTCCACCGGTTCATCATGGCGAATTTAACCTAAGGTTAAATTACTTCGCTGAAGCGAAGCGTGCTGCTGCTTCGTCCCAGTTAACCACGTTCCAGAATGCTTTGATGTAATCAGGACGTTTGTTCTGATACTTCAGGTAGTACGCATGTTCCCACACGTCCAGACCGATGATTGGGAAACCAGACACGCCGGCAACCGCTTCGCCCATCAGTGGGTTATCCTGGTTTGCGGTTGAAACCACAGCCAGTTTATCACCCTTCTTAACCAGCCACGCCCAGCCAGAACCGAAACGGGTCGCTGCCGCTTTCTCGAATTCTTCCTGGAATTTTTCAAAGCTACCGAAATCTTTTTCGATGGCGGCTTTCAGGTCGCCCTGCAGCGTGGTGCCGATTTTCAGGCCTTTCCAGAACAGGCTGTGGTTGGCGTGGCCGCCTGCGTTGTTACGCAGTGGACCTTTTTGTCTGCTGGCAGCTGATCCAGTTTAGTGATCAGCTCATCCACCGGCAGATCGGCAAATTCAGTGCCTTCCAGCGCCGCGTTGGCGTTGTTGACATAAGTCTGGTGATGTTTGGTGTGATGGATTTCCATCGTCTGCTTGTCGAAATGCGGTTCCAGTGCGTCGTATGCGTAAGGCAGGGATGGCAGTGAATAACTCATGTTCTTCCTCTCCATTTAGTGTTTGAGCAGCACTTGATTGTGAGCGTGCCGCGTAAGCAGTCGAATCATTATAGTTAAATTCATGATCCATAAAAGGGTAATCAATGCCCCATTAAGCATAAGGATTTGAATGGGCTGGCAAAAGCAATCCCTTGTTTTTAAGGCTTGCCGGTACTGGCGCGCATTTTTAGCGTCACGGGAAGTTCATTGAAAACGGGCGGTTCGTCGCCGTTGAGTGCAGCTAACAGACGCTTACCCGCCATTCGCCCCATCTCTTCATAGGGCAGCGCTACGCTGGTCAGGGGTGGCGAACAGACCGCAGATAACTGTCCGCCGCCAATACTGGCGATCGCTAGCTGGCTGGGAATGGCGATGCCCGCCGCGTGGCAAGCCATCATCGCGCCGCAAGCCACCTCTTCAGTGGTGCAAAT
This window harbors:
- a CDS encoding VirK/YbjX family protein codes for the protein MSIITTHEANKSSSASLFFPLISGKYIPNKLWLSKRFRFKFALRSLISPITTLRYLHQLSHLPQIDQMMNLQGLLPAKLHRPYLRAGFSVAARAQAILDHYQFIEQLKNMPLRQLLQSAGDNVIATFLGKTGETFLMTCSPGYYDREGEVTLVLRYQQQVIASLSFSIINENQQRTLLIGGLQGPRKNISNEVIREATKAAHGVFPKRLLMEAVFIFAEQCEANKIAAVGENTHVFSSMRYRHSKSGHFFASYSEFWLSLNGEARADGLFTLPLNLPRKSLEDIASKKRAEYRRRYELLDGLAVQVYAAAGQCKVDQAAA
- the mtlD gene encoding mannitol-1-phosphate 5-dehydrogenase, with protein sequence MKALHFGAGNIGRGFIGKLLADAGIDLVFADVNQAVLDALNARHEYPVHVVGEQAKVEIVKGVSAVNSTSDEIITLISEVDIVTTAVGPQILERIAGSVAKGLAKRSDNGNTRPLNIIACENMVRGTSQLKQHVLKALPEQYHAWLEQHVGFVDSAVDRIVPPSEAGSNDPLEVTVETFSEWIVDKTQFKGDLPTIPGMELTDNLMAFVERKLFTLNTGHAITAYLGQLAGHQTIRDAILDEKIRAVVKGAMEESGAVLIKRYGFEADKHAAYIQKILGRFENPYLKDDVERVGRQPLRKLSAGDRLIKPTLGTLEYQLPHTNLVQGIAAAMHYRSEQDPQAQELTALLQEKGPQTTLAEISGLEADSEVVASVVSAYNAMA
- a CDS encoding methyl-accepting chemotaxis protein, giving the protein MIKAFRRRIENLRVGKKLGVGFGLVLILAAVIAVAGIDQFRDIQDRNAKINYSLEISAAVNQALAAQRHYQADYAEENIAQSQKYLQQGLASFNEMENTLYWNAEMRAWLDTFPGLVKAYQQSQQQFVAAVNARQSIRESWNLSKSEAAFQDIKQELSLGADLMLQLQMSKLDHALLDVHYTVRGVAADPNENSAARLSTAADNAAVMLDTFASLVTPQQEQALQPLKSQLIRYKKAFSPMFLLLLSSKKPQRTCRSRRKR
- a CDS encoding methyl-accepting chemotaxis protein; its protein translation is MNDLVEQLVKREVDIASSSVKKGINMMVLVALIALLIGCIIAFWISRQITRPLRDTLQATQRIAEGDLTQQLTTDRRDELGLLLAAVGAMGDSLRTMIGEIRSGVLEVSHAATEISAGNIDLSSRTEEQAAAVEQTAASMEQLSSTVKQNADNAHQASKLAAEASDTAQTGGRQVAAVVETMQQITQSSKRIADITSVINGIAFQTNILALNAAVEAARAGEQGRGFAVVASEVRNLAQRSAQAAKEIEALIAESVERVNSGEKLVESTGSTMQTIVTSVSHVRDIMGEIASASDEQSRGISQVSQAVVEMDNTTQQNAALVEQSAAAASSLEDQAAALARAVSVFRLTEQPEPVSAPRKIATPILKRAPALPAHVAADEGWEQF
- the mtlR gene encoding mannitol operon repressor MtlR — translated: MQAIMEEKQAFENRVLERLNAGRSVRSFLIAAVELLAEAVNLLVLQVFRKDDYAVKYAVEPLLLGNGPLGELPVRLKLIYGLGVINRHEYEDCELLIALREELNHDMGDYRFTDDEILGPFGELHCVTAWPPVPAFHPDDAELRAMQQQRYLQMVRSTMVLSLTELISRISLKQAFKKPNG
- a CDS encoding YibL family ribosome-associated protein — encoded protein: MKELEKNEIKRLSDQLDALNRKEPLLLESGDIEKLGALLKEKETLVIEIERLRNQRVEKLSVEAQKLQKLPFSREITKKEQANLGALKKSVRGLVVVHPMTALGREMDLKVMTGFAKNAF